A single Acidaminococcus sp. DNA region contains:
- a CDS encoding rRNA biogenesis protein rrp5 has protein sequence MSKMAEMAQTIEELRTAAASINAAADWLYQQFSGDDNSKQQHFKSAAKKEEPKPEIKLEDVRAVLAEKSRAGHTAEVRTLLQKYGAAKLSAVDPANYEALLKDAEVIGNGS, from the coding sequence ATGTCAAAGATGGCAGAAATGGCACAAACCATCGAAGAGCTCCGCACCGCTGCTGCTTCTATTAATGCCGCAGCCGACTGGCTCTACCAGCAGTTTTCTGGAGACGACAATTCTAAGCAGCAACATTTTAAAAGTGCTGCTAAGAAGGAGGAACCCAAGCCAGAGATCAAGCTGGAGGATGTAAGAGCCGTCCTTGCCGAGAAGTCCCGTGCCGGTCATACCGCAGAGGTTCGCACCCTGCTCCAGAAGTACGGTGCCGCAAAGCTCTCAGCCGTAGACCCGGCAAATTATGAAGCCCTGTTGAAGGACGCGGAGGTAATCGGCAATGGCAGCTAA
- a CDS encoding N-6 DNA methylase, translating into MAEKNTANIGFEKQIWDAACVLWGHIPASEYRNVIIGLIFLKYISTAFDKKYQQLVAEGDGFENDPDAYLEDNVFFVPEDARWDKIAAAAHKPEIGTVIDDAMRAIEADNKKLKNVLPKNYASPDLDKRVLGDVVDLFTNMDMGETEGNRDVLGRTYEYCIAQFAEKEGKGGGEFYTPSSIVNTLVSILKPYSNCRVYDCCCGSGGMFVQSAKFIQAHSGNRGSISIYGQEANPDTWKMAIMNLTIRGLDADLGAYHADTFTNNRFMGYTKDEDGHLIIEPAEAEIVKRIYREYLQGASLKQIGDGLMDDGILTAAGKAKWRPESVKKILKNEKYIGDALLQKTYTVDVLTKKRVKNNGLVPQYYVENSHEAIIPRDLYMQVQEEMVRRANLHSGKNRKKRVYSSKYALSSIVYCPKCGDIYRRVVWNNHGKQSVVWRCCTRMEHGPGTCNADAIHESELQNLVVRAINMALCKKDTMSENLQKNVEAVLTGADGIPLDEIDSRLEQLQKELLKVANAKGNYDSIADEIYSLREAKQNAQVAGAEREGMKKRISEMQQFLAEQQQDITEYDEQLVRRLIEKITVYDERVTVEFKSGTSVDVRR; encoded by the coding sequence ATGGCTGAAAAGAATACTGCCAATATCGGCTTTGAAAAACAAATCTGGGATGCGGCCTGCGTTTTGTGGGGACATATTCCGGCATCCGAATATAGAAACGTAATAATTGGGCTGATTTTCCTGAAGTATATCTCTACGGCATTTGACAAGAAGTATCAACAGCTTGTAGCCGAAGGAGATGGCTTCGAGAATGATCCGGATGCATATCTTGAGGATAACGTATTCTTCGTGCCGGAGGATGCTCGTTGGGATAAGATTGCGGCAGCAGCACATAAGCCGGAAATCGGAACGGTTATTGATGATGCTATGCGTGCAATCGAAGCCGACAACAAGAAACTCAAGAACGTGCTTCCAAAGAATTATGCCAGTCCAGATCTGGACAAGAGAGTCCTCGGAGATGTCGTTGACCTCTTTACCAACATGGATATGGGAGAGACCGAAGGTAACCGAGACGTTCTCGGTAGAACTTACGAATACTGTATCGCTCAGTTTGCCGAAAAGGAAGGCAAAGGCGGTGGTGAATTCTATACGCCGTCAAGCATCGTAAACACACTGGTTTCAATCCTGAAACCATATTCAAACTGCCGCGTATATGATTGCTGCTGTGGCAGTGGCGGTATGTTTGTACAAAGTGCGAAGTTTATTCAAGCACATTCCGGCAATCGTGGCTCGATTTCAATTTATGGTCAAGAGGCCAATCCGGACACTTGGAAGATGGCCATCATGAATCTTACGATTCGTGGCCTTGATGCAGACCTTGGTGCTTATCATGCCGATACATTTACGAATAATCGCTTTATGGGATACACCAAAGACGAAGATGGACACCTCATCATAGAGCCTGCCGAGGCAGAAATCGTCAAACGAATTTACCGTGAATACCTACAGGGCGCAAGCCTAAAGCAAATCGGAGATGGCTTGATGGATGATGGAATTTTAACAGCCGCCGGAAAGGCAAAGTGGCGTCCTGAATCGGTCAAGAAAATCCTGAAAAACGAAAAATATATTGGTGATGCCCTTTTACAGAAGACATATACCGTGGACGTTCTTACCAAAAAGAGAGTGAAGAATAACGGCTTGGTTCCGCAGTATTATGTAGAAAACAGCCACGAAGCCATTATCCCCCGCGACCTTTATATGCAGGTGCAGGAAGAGATGGTCAGACGAGCCAATCTGCACAGTGGGAAGAATCGAAAAAAGCGTGTTTACAGTAGCAAATACGCATTATCCAGTATCGTGTACTGTCCTAAATGTGGCGACATTTACCGTAGAGTTGTCTGGAACAATCACGGTAAGCAGTCTGTTGTATGGCGTTGCTGCACCAGGATGGAACACGGTCCGGGAACTTGCAATGCCGATGCTATCCACGAATCAGAATTGCAGAACCTTGTGGTAAGAGCCATCAACATGGCACTCTGCAAAAAGGATACCATGAGCGAAAACTTGCAGAAAAATGTCGAGGCGGTGCTTACCGGAGCAGACGGCATTCCGCTTGACGAAATTGACAGCCGTTTGGAACAGCTACAAAAGGAACTCCTAAAGGTAGCCAACGCCAAAGGAAACTACGATAGCATCGCAGATGAGATATACAGCCTTCGTGAGGCAAAGCAGAATGCCCAGGTGGCGGGTGCAGAGCGTGAGGGTATGAAAAAGCGAATCAGCGAAATGCAACAGTTCCTTGCCGAACAGCAGCAGGACATTACGGAATACGATGAGCAGTTGGTTCGCAGACTGATTGAGAAAATCACGGTCTATGATGAGAGGGTTACTGTGGAGTTCAAATCCGGCACAAGCGTGGACGTAAGAAGATAA
- a CDS encoding DUF262 domain-containing protein, which produces MSVLIDNSITIYEALEHIKDGKYVMPAFQRQYVWSMEQIEKLWDSIEFKSGVEIDIEK; this is translated from the coding sequence ATGAGCGTTTTAATTGATAACAGCATTACGATTTATGAGGCTCTTGAGCATATCAAAGACGGAAAATATGTTATGCCAGCATTCCAAAGACAGTATGTATGGAGTATGGAACAGATTGAAAAACTGTGGGACTCCATTGAATTTAAATCTGGTGTAGAAATTGATATAGAAAAATAA
- a CDS encoding metalloregulator ArsR/SmtB family transcription factor, with amino-acid sequence MAKKIQPIERCDCDVIHEEIVNKVREKMPQEETLYDLAELFKVFGDSTRIKILWALDESEMCVCDIAFLLNMTQSAISHQLRVLKQAELVKSRREGKIVFYSLEDEHVKQIFDQGLIHISEESK; translated from the coding sequence ATGGCAAAAAAAATTCAACCAATTGAAAGATGCGACTGTGATGTAATACATGAGGAAATTGTAAATAAAGTGCGAGAAAAAATGCCTCAAGAAGAAACTCTATATGATCTAGCAGAACTATTTAAAGTTTTTGGAGATTCAACAAGAATTAAGATACTCTGGGCATTAGATGAATCAGAGATGTGCGTTTGCGATATTGCATTCTTATTAAATATGACCCAATCAGCAATTTCACATCAGCTAAGAGTCTTAAAGCAGGCTGAACTAGTAAAGAGCAGAAGAGAAGGAAAGATTGTATTCTACTCTCTTGAAGATGAACATGTAAAGCAAATATTTGACCAGGGATTAATTCATATTTCAGAAGAAAGTAAGTAA
- a CDS encoding DUF2800 domain-containing protein — protein sequence MAAKAHAILSASSSDRWLHCPPSARLCETYEDKGSDYAAEGTDAHALGEFKIKSALGLPAEDPTKSLKWYSEEMENCASGYAEYVLEQVEAAKETCSDPVVLIEQRVDFSRWVEQGFGTADCIIIADGTLRIIDYKHGLGVLVSADENPQMQCYALGALELFDGIYDIDQVSMTIYQPRRQNVSTYEISKDDLYRWADEVLKPTADLAFAGDGNFLCGEWCGFCKAKNECRARAEANLKLAQHDFKLPPLLTDTEIEVILGKVDELVSWASDIKEYALQQALSGKEWTGFKIVEGRSNRRYSNEAAVIDAVEKAGFDPYEKKLLGVTAMQKLLGKSRFDELLTAYIEKPQGKPTLVPDSDKRPAMNTAKNDFMEENDNE from the coding sequence ATGGCAGCTAAAGCACACGCGATCCTCTCCGCATCTTCATCCGATAGGTGGCTGCACTGCCCGCCATCAGCAAGGCTCTGCGAAACCTATGAGGATAAAGGAAGCGACTACGCTGCGGAAGGTACCGACGCCCATGCGCTTGGCGAATTCAAGATCAAGTCCGCTCTTGGACTTCCCGCAGAAGACCCGACCAAAAGCCTCAAATGGTATTCCGAAGAGATGGAGAACTGCGCCAGCGGCTATGCCGAATACGTTCTGGAGCAAGTCGAAGCCGCCAAGGAAACATGCAGCGACCCGGTCGTCCTGATCGAGCAGCGTGTGGACTTCTCCCGCTGGGTAGAACAGGGCTTCGGAACAGCCGACTGCATCATCATTGCAGACGGCACACTCAGGATCATCGATTACAAACACGGTCTCGGCGTTCTGGTCTCAGCAGATGAAAACCCGCAGATGCAGTGTTACGCGCTCGGCGCTTTGGAGCTTTTCGATGGCATCTACGACATCGATCAGGTTTCCATGACCATCTACCAGCCGAGACGGCAAAATGTCAGCACCTACGAAATCAGCAAGGACGACTTGTACCGCTGGGCGGATGAAGTCCTAAAGCCCACCGCAGATCTGGCATTTGCCGGTGACGGGAACTTCCTGTGCGGTGAATGGTGCGGCTTCTGTAAGGCTAAGAACGAGTGCCGCGCCAGAGCCGAAGCAAATCTGAAGCTCGCGCAGCATGATTTCAAGCTCCCGCCACTGCTTACAGATACCGAGATCGAGGTCATTCTCGGCAAGGTAGATGAACTGGTTAGCTGGGCTTCCGATATTAAGGAATACGCTCTGCAGCAGGCTCTCTCCGGTAAGGAATGGACAGGTTTCAAGATCGTCGAAGGACGCAGCAACCGTAGATACAGCAATGAGGCCGCCGTCATTGACGCGGTCGAGAAAGCAGGCTTTGACCCGTATGAGAAAAAGCTGCTCGGCGTCACCGCCATGCAGAAGCTCCTCGGTAAGTCCCGCTTTGATGAACTCCTGACGGCTTATATCGAAAAGCCACAGGGCAAACCCACACTTGTGCCGGATAGTGACAAGCGCCCGGCCATGAATACAGCCAAAAATGATTTTATGGAGGAAAACGACAATGAGTAA
- a CDS encoding DUF2815 family protein, producing the protein MSKNVKISNPMKVITGVDTRWSYANVWEPKSINGGTPKYSVSLIIPKSDTKTIAKIQAAIEAAYKEGEAKLKGNGKSVPALSVLKTPLRDGDAERPDDEAYKNAYFVNANATSAPGIVDADLNPILTRSEVYSGVYGRASITFYAFNSSGNKGIACGLNNLQKIRDGEPLGGKASAESDFATDDDEDFLN; encoded by the coding sequence ATGAGTAAAAATGTAAAAATCAGCAATCCCATGAAGGTTATCACCGGTGTTGACACCCGCTGGAGCTACGCAAACGTCTGGGAGCCGAAGTCCATCAATGGCGGCACTCCCAAGTACAGCGTGAGCCTCATCATTCCGAAGTCCGACACCAAGACCATCGCCAAGATTCAGGCTGCTATCGAAGCTGCCTACAAGGAGGGCGAGGCCAAGCTCAAGGGCAACGGCAAGTCCGTTCCAGCGCTCTCTGTTTTGAAAACTCCTCTGCGCGATGGTGATGCAGAACGTCCGGACGACGAGGCCTACAAGAATGCTTACTTCGTCAACGCCAATGCAACCTCTGCACCCGGCATTGTGGACGCAGACCTGAATCCGATTCTCACCCGCTCTGAAGTGTACAGCGGCGTGTACGGCAGAGCCAGCATCACGTTTTATGCTTTCAACTCTTCCGGCAACAAAGGAATCGCCTGCGGGCTCAACAACCTGCAGAAGATCCGTGACGGTGAGCCTCTCGGCGGCAAGGCAAGCGCTGAGTCCGATTTTGCTACTGATGACGATGAAGATTTTCTCAACTAA
- a CDS encoding AAA family ATPase, translated as MQDKMKSLITNIKLDAATFHGETVDPTYINFFFGKNGAGKSTVAYAFEHPECLEWQNGVNPADYTILIYNQEFIDRNLANYGDLKGVFTLSEENAETRKQIDDKTEERKGVVADGKQAAEDRDKKSSELKPLRDTFETTCWDETEDIRKSFDQTQGGKKKKLQFADEVLSGKHSAVEHKKEDIQKLYDIAYDPKARRYPLFKISGELEGEYDLSGASYLGEEVTSRSETQFAQFMKALNATEWVKQGHADYVVGHEEGKCPFCQRKLPDTFEEDIAEAFDEGYQKALDALETFEAEYKRKMEALLELLKNNLNDVFPKAKTAEYEKLVAQLETVITENEQLIAKKRTTPGEAVALKDTDTILSDIDTVVAGINELIQENNDIVATKPDKQLECFNMVWEKIAFILKDKVAAYTKSKSDIEAEAKRLDGEVKKLQEKYKALSAEINKLNASVINTATTVESINAHLKDSGFEGFRLREKEGVKGTYEVIREDGKVAEKLSEGERNFIAFLYFYHLVRGSQTETDSGKDKIVVIDDPVSSMDSSALFIVSALVREMLGVCSNNVRLEDHEYKGKYIQQIFILTHNAFFHREITYNRVSHYRYVSFFKVNKKNNISTVEKCVIEATKVSEKDRNFNPVQNSYAALWREYEKLDAPIPLMNVIRRILEYYFLQLCGFESTVLSTTVLEAIKKQIMDEAAGGVPDYTKYHLAQAMLSYINRSDAFNDGLHFVDESIDCDQYRSVFYSIFEVMNQGQHFKHMMEELE; from the coding sequence ATGCAGGACAAGATGAAGTCCCTCATAACAAATATAAAATTGGACGCTGCCACTTTTCACGGTGAGACGGTAGACCCTACATATATCAATTTCTTTTTTGGAAAGAACGGTGCGGGTAAGAGCACAGTTGCTTATGCCTTTGAGCACCCGGAGTGCCTTGAATGGCAGAATGGTGTAAATCCTGCCGACTACACGATTCTTATTTATAATCAAGAGTTTATTGACCGTAATCTGGCTAACTATGGCGACCTCAAGGGTGTGTTCACGCTCAGCGAAGAAAATGCCGAAACAAGGAAACAGATCGACGATAAGACCGAGGAAAGAAAAGGTGTCGTTGCTGACGGTAAACAGGCTGCTGAGGATCGTGATAAGAAGAGCAGTGAGCTCAAGCCGTTACGCGATACGTTTGAAACCACTTGTTGGGATGAAACCGAGGATATCAGAAAGAGCTTCGATCAGACGCAGGGTGGTAAGAAAAAGAAGCTCCAGTTTGCAGACGAGGTTTTATCCGGGAAGCATTCAGCTGTCGAACACAAAAAGGAAGATATCCAGAAACTATACGATATCGCCTATGATCCAAAGGCACGGAGGTACCCATTGTTCAAAATCTCTGGCGAGTTGGAAGGTGAATATGATCTTTCCGGTGCAAGCTATCTTGGCGAAGAAGTGACGAGCAGGAGTGAGACACAGTTTGCTCAGTTCATGAAAGCGCTCAATGCGACCGAATGGGTGAAGCAAGGTCATGCTGATTATGTGGTCGGTCACGAAGAAGGTAAATGCCCGTTCTGTCAGAGAAAGTTACCGGATACCTTCGAGGAAGACATCGCAGAGGCTTTCGATGAAGGTTACCAGAAGGCGCTTGATGCACTTGAAACCTTCGAGGCAGAGTACAAAAGGAAAATGGAGGCTTTACTTGAGCTACTAAAGAATAACCTAAACGACGTTTTCCCGAAGGCAAAGACTGCAGAATATGAGAAGCTGGTGGCACAGCTTGAGACAGTCATTACAGAGAATGAGCAGCTGATAGCAAAGAAACGGACTACACCGGGTGAGGCCGTGGCGCTCAAAGATACAGATACCATTCTCTCTGATATTGATACAGTCGTAGCGGGTATCAATGAACTGATTCAGGAGAATAACGACATCGTAGCTACCAAGCCGGACAAGCAGCTTGAATGCTTCAATATGGTATGGGAGAAAATCGCATTTATCCTGAAGGATAAAGTGGCGGCCTATACAAAGAGCAAGAGCGATATTGAGGCTGAGGCTAAGAGACTGGACGGAGAGGTCAAAAAGCTGCAGGAGAAATATAAAGCTCTGTCGGCTGAAATTAATAAACTCAATGCCAGCGTGATCAACACGGCGACTACGGTGGAAAGCATCAATGCCCATCTGAAGGATTCTGGATTTGAAGGATTCCGGCTCCGCGAAAAGGAAGGCGTCAAAGGTACTTACGAGGTCATCAGGGAGGATGGCAAGGTTGCGGAAAAGCTCAGCGAGGGTGAGCGTAACTTCATTGCTTTCCTGTACTTCTACCACTTGGTGCGCGGCAGCCAGACCGAGACGGACTCCGGCAAGGATAAGATCGTGGTCATAGATGATCCTGTTTCCAGTATGGACTCCAGTGCGCTCTTTATCGTCAGTGCACTGGTGCGTGAAATGTTGGGCGTATGCAGCAATAACGTCCGACTGGAAGACCACGAATATAAAGGAAAGTATATTCAGCAGATATTTATCCTGACGCACAATGCCTTCTTCCACAGAGAGATCACATACAATCGGGTTAGCCATTACCGGTACGTGTCGTTCTTTAAGGTAAACAAGAAGAACAACATCTCGACTGTGGAGAAATGTGTAATCGAGGCCACAAAAGTCTCTGAGAAGGATAGGAACTTCAATCCGGTTCAGAATTCTTATGCGGCACTCTGGCGAGAATATGAAAAGCTGGATGCACCGATTCCGCTCATGAACGTGATCCGGAGAATCCTTGAATACTACTTTTTACAATTGTGTGGCTTTGAAAGCACTGTTCTTAGCACTACAGTGCTTGAAGCGATAAAGAAGCAGATCATGGATGAAGCTGCCGGTGGCGTTCCAGATTATACAAAATACCATCTGGCACAAGCTATGCTGTCTTACATCAATAGGTCGGATGCTTTCAACGATGGACTCCACTTTGTAGATGAGAGCATCGATTGTGACCAGTACAGAAGCGTTTTTTATTCCATCTTCGAGGTGATGAATCAGGGACAGCACTTTAAGCACATGATGGAGGAATTGGAATAA
- a CDS encoding DNA polymerase yields the protein MQTLSIDIETYSSVNLPKCGVYKYAESPDFEILLFGYSADGSEVTVIDLAQGERLPKEIIEALTDDTVIKWAFNANFERVCLSRYLRDLGVSLDPFRDNHPLSTECARFLNSESWRCSMVWAATMGLPLSLEGVGAVLGLEKQKLTEGKDLIKYFSVPCAPTKANGGRTRNHPFHARDKWEAFKKYNIRDVETEIGIKDRLAKFPVPEEVWDEYHIDQEINDRGVRLDMDLVKEAIEMDSRSRSELTAAMKDMTALDNPNSVQQMKQWLSDNGLETDSLGKKVVAELIKTAPPELQTVLELRQQLAKSSVKKYQTMERAVCDDGRARGMFAFYGANRTGRWAGRLIQLQNLPQNHLPDLADARALVKSGDFDAVKLLYEDVPDTLSQLIRTAFIPKDGTQFYVSDFSAIEARVIAWYAGETWRQKVFETGGDIYCASASQMFHVPVEKHGINGHLRQKGKIAELALGYGGSVGALKAMGAIEMGLSEDELPPLVDAWRQTNPNIVKFWWDVDSAVMEAVKYKHTTSSYGLTFSCRSGMLFITLPSGRNLAYVKPKVGTNKFGGECITYEGIGSTKKWERLDSYGPKFVENIVQATSRDILCYAMKTLRCCSIVMHIHDELVIEADPRMSLDVLCEQMGRTPPWAKGLKLHADGYTTPFYKKD from the coding sequence ATGCAAACACTCAGTATCGATATTGAAACCTACAGCAGCGTGAATCTGCCCAAGTGCGGCGTTTATAAATATGCCGAGTCGCCGGATTTTGAAATACTGCTATTCGGCTACAGTGCCGACGGCTCCGAGGTGACGGTCATCGACCTTGCACAGGGAGAACGCCTGCCGAAGGAAATCATAGAAGCCCTAACTGATGATACTGTCATCAAATGGGCTTTCAATGCAAATTTTGAACGGGTGTGCTTATCCCGGTATCTCCGTGATCTTGGAGTAAGCCTTGATCCCTTCCGTGATAACCATCCTCTCTCGACCGAATGCGCACGATTTTTAAATTCAGAAAGCTGGCGCTGCTCTATGGTCTGGGCGGCCACAATGGGACTTCCGCTTTCTCTGGAAGGTGTCGGTGCCGTCCTTGGCCTCGAAAAGCAGAAGCTCACGGAAGGCAAAGACCTGATCAAATACTTCTCCGTGCCCTGTGCTCCGACAAAGGCCAATGGCGGTCGCACGAGGAACCACCCTTTCCATGCGCGGGACAAGTGGGAGGCCTTCAAAAAATATAATATCCGTGATGTGGAAACCGAGATCGGCATTAAAGATCGTCTTGCCAAATTCCCCGTACCGGAGGAGGTCTGGGATGAATATCACATCGATCAGGAAATCAACGACAGAGGTGTCCGGCTCGACATGGATCTTGTAAAGGAAGCCATCGAAATGGACTCACGCTCCCGGTCAGAACTGACTGCTGCCATGAAAGATATGACAGCACTTGATAACCCAAACTCCGTCCAGCAAATGAAACAGTGGCTCTCTGACAACGGTCTCGAAACTGACAGTCTTGGAAAGAAAGTCGTGGCAGAGCTTATCAAAACTGCTCCGCCAGAACTTCAGACCGTTCTGGAACTTCGACAGCAGCTTGCCAAATCCTCCGTCAAGAAATATCAGACGATGGAGCGTGCGGTCTGTGATGACGGCAGGGCTCGCGGCATGTTCGCTTTTTACGGAGCCAATCGTACCGGACGCTGGGCAGGCAGGCTTATACAATTACAAAACCTCCCGCAGAATCATCTCCCGGATCTGGCCGACGCACGCGCTCTTGTAAAATCCGGCGACTTTGATGCCGTGAAACTCTTATATGAAGACGTCCCGGACACCCTCTCTCAACTGATTCGGACAGCGTTCATCCCGAAAGACGGTACGCAGTTTTATGTTTCCGACTTCAGCGCCATCGAAGCAAGAGTCATCGCGTGGTATGCCGGTGAGACGTGGCGTCAAAAAGTCTTTGAAACCGGAGGTGACATCTACTGCGCCAGTGCCAGTCAGATGTTCCATGTTCCGGTTGAGAAGCATGGCATTAACGGCCATCTGCGTCAAAAGGGCAAAATTGCGGAACTCGCGCTCGGCTACGGCGGCTCGGTCGGAGCCTTAAAGGCAATGGGCGCTATAGAGATGGGACTTTCCGAAGATGAGCTTCCTCCGCTGGTGGATGCGTGGCGTCAGACAAATCCCAACATCGTAAAATTCTGGTGGGATGTCGACAGCGCTGTCATGGAGGCCGTGAAGTATAAACACACAACCAGCAGCTATGGGCTTACTTTCTCCTGCCGTTCCGGGATGCTCTTTATTACGCTACCCTCCGGACGGAACCTCGCCTATGTAAAGCCAAAGGTCGGTACGAATAAATTCGGAGGCGAGTGTATTACCTATGAGGGCATCGGCAGCACGAAAAAATGGGAACGGCTCGATTCATACGGGCCGAAATTCGTGGAAAATATCGTGCAGGCAACCTCCCGCGACATTCTCTGCTATGCCATGAAGACGCTGCGCTGCTGCTCCATCGTCATGCATATTCACGACGAACTGGTCATTGAAGCAGACCCTCGCATGTCACTTGACGTTCTCTGTGAACAGATGGGCAGGACTCCACCGTGGGCAAAAGGCCTGAAGCTCCACGCAGACGGTTACACCACGCCCTTCTACAAAAAAGATTAA
- a CDS encoding helix-turn-helix domain-containing protein has protein sequence MSNENENITSETIQEATPEKWVNLEDIAEHLSVSTDTVRNWIKDGKLPFYRAGKRYKFKISEVDEWLRGGKITD, from the coding sequence ATGAGCAACGAAAACGAGAATATTACATCTGAAACAATACAAGAAGCAACACCAGAAAAATGGGTAAACCTTGAGGATATAGCTGAACACCTCAGCGTTAGTACGGATACCGTCAGGAATTGGATAAAAGACGGAAAACTGCCATTCTACAGAGCTGGGAAACGTTATAAGTTCAAAATATCCGAAGTGGATGAATGGTTACGTGGTGGAAAAATCACGGATTAA